The genomic window CGGCCTTTAATCTTAAACATTTCGAATCAGTTTTTTTGCTTTATGATTTTGATAACAGTAACTAATTGTTCTCACGGAAATAGAAATGGCGACATAGAGCCGCTCATCCTTTTGCTAGGCAATTTCTCTGGATCTGGACCTTTCTCACAGGTGCCTGATTTTCCTTGCGAAGGAAATATTTCCAAAACAACCGCAAAAACTGTATTTTTTGAAACGGGAAAAGAGCGTTCTGGAAAGGGATGCAGAAGATATTATAAATATTCAAAGGATATGGCATCAATAGGGGTCTTGCATCAATTTAGAAATTTAATTCAAAATGCAGAATTCCTGAAGTATTATATTGCATATGAAAATCTTGATATATCTGATCAATTATCAGACAATGAAAAAAATACTTATGAGCAATCGTCTAATTTTATCTATGTGAAAAAAGATTATTTAGGCGAGTCGATATACTTTAATCCTGGATCGAATATAATATTTATCTTAGAAGCTTTATCTGCACATGTTGAATACAATGTAACATTTGATGGGGGCGATATAGGAAGTTTTTGTTCCGAAGGTGTCGTTATAGATAATAACACCCCGGCCAAAGCTTTCATTCTTACGAAAGGCGCAACTGTACCTGGCAATGTCACTGGAAATAGTAGTCCATGTTTTTATGAGATAAGAACGAATGTCGCGATTCCTAATTTAACTGTAACTGCTACCGGAGCCGCGAATTTGAGTCTTTCAGTTTATGCTGAGAAAGACACAAGCCTTGTCGAATATTCAATACTAAACGCGAATGCAACGAAGACTCTTTCTAACATTCCTGTTTCAATAAACTCAAGAAGATTGATAAAAGTAGATGGGTTAAACGCAGGTTCGTGTCCGGGCGGTTGCTCCTTTAACCTAAGCGTTCAATAAGTCGTTATAATTATCTATATTAAATATTTTTAACGAAAGGCTATTACATGAAAATATTTGATAGAATTAATTTGGGGAATATTCTCCCGATACTCATTGTCCTTTCAATAATCACTTTTTCAAATTGTGCGACGTTTACTTACTATCCTGAGTTTCCAAGCAAATATGAAATGGTTATGAATTTTAAGCCTCCTGAGAAGAGAAAGTCTCTTAAGGTTTCGATTAAGCGAGTTATAATTTCAGACGGTGAAGAAATAACACTTAGTTCTGGAGGAAATAAAAGAGCAGAAACAAATTTCATTGAACATTTAGAATCCACTAAGGCATTTTCAAGAATTACGACAGAAAATATTGAGTCGGATTTGCAATGCGATATAGTTTGGGAGGAGGCGCTAGGCTCTAGTATTGCTTTAAATATGCTGTCCGGTATTACTCTGTTAGTAGTTCCTGGCTCTATGGAATCGACAGTTAACTTAAGTATGAATTTTAAAAACAAAAAAGGAACAATAATAAAGGAATATCGGCGGTCGGTCACTTTCCAAACCTGGATAGGTTGGATTATGATTCCTTTTACACCCTTTTATTTTATATTTTCTGAAGTTGAGAAAGGAAACCGAGAGATTATTCAATCGATTATACAAGAAGCGATGAAAGACAAAATAATGTAAATTAGATAGAATAAAGTGCGGAGGTAAATTGACACCGTAAGACAATACGGATTAAATTTGAATACAGCTCTAATTTCAAATTTATTTATTAATCTTCTTTTGAAAGTAGATTTTCTACTCCTACCGGTATTCTTGAAAATGAATTCCATTTAATAGCAATTTGTAGAGCTGTTTTATAAACTGAAGATTTTAGAATAGTTTCACGGTCCTTTGGGTGAAACTGAATTCCGTTTTTATTTTCATACTCAACTAAGTCCTTTTCACTTAGTTTAATGGCGTTTAGATTTCTAAAATTAATATTCAATTGGCTTTCCGCGATTTCTATAAAATAATGGCTCAGATAAAATAAAGGAATAATAAAGGATAGTCTACTTGCTCTGAGTCTAAAATATCTCAGAAGCGAACTTTCATTTATCATTTCTTTGCCTATAATGTTGCGCGCGGATTGGTTTTCTGTTATGCGAAATCCCGAGTTCAGTAAAAAGATCTAATATTTCCTTACGATTGGATTTTCCTATGAAAACGTGATAAACAGTGTAGTAGGGGATTCCGAGCGGTTTTACGAGTTTCGCGATTTCTGCGATAGGTTTTTTCATTTTTGCGATACGAATGCAGTCTTCAATTAAATCATTTTTGTTTCTGATTTGTAAGGGTTCAGTAGATTCTGATACTAATCCCTTTTCTTTTTCGGATTCCTGCTTTGGCATTTATTTTAGAGAATCTCTCAATCATACGCCCATTCATCTATGCCTTGGTCATCCAGCCATTGATGATAGCGTTTTAGTAAATTCCGTTCTTCTAAATAATATTCTTGAAGAGCACATCTTGTTATCAATAGATCAATAGTTTCCGCATCGGTTCGAGGTTTCCCTTCGGAATTCTTTAGATCAATGAGCTTCATGCTAATTTTCAATGATTCGAGCTTGTATCTAGTCATTTGCGAATTCCTTAGTATTCCTAAAGTTGAATTTATTTGTATTCCGGTTAGTCCTTCTTTTGTATACATACTATGGTCGCATAACGCGTTCTTTCCCTTATCAATTTCTTTGAAATAATTGAAACTTTCAGTCTGTTAAAAGGCTGAATAGTTTTCGATGAGTTCTTCTTTCGTATGAAGAAGAGCGTGATCCTAATAGTAGTAGTTTAGGAATTTCGTTAAATTCTTGCTCTTTCGAAGGGGTCATTGCTAACTCCACATAGCTTTTTGCAGTCTTAGAAGCAAGCAGACTATAATTTGCTTCAAGCAAATAGTCAATATAAAAAACTTGCTTCAAGCAATAATATGACAGAACCCGAAGCACTAAAACGTTTAAAGTTAGTTTTTGAGTATTTGAAAAAGGAACATAATCTCAACCAAGCTAATGTCGCAAAAGCATTTGGAGTAGGGGACAGTGCTCTAACTCGTATCAGAACTGGTGAAAATTCGCTTACGAATAGAGTTTTGATACAATTTGAAACGATTTATGGAATCTCAGCAAATTGGATTCTCAAAGGGGAGGGCGAAATGATGCTTCCGAGCCTGGAATCTAGAATGGATGAAGATCAGAAATTTCTTAAAATGATCGATAGTCGAACTGGATTTAGAGAAATTATCAAAACCCTTTCGAAGCTCTCTGATAAAAACCTTTTAGTGATTAAGTCCTTAGCTGAAAATTTAGATCCCGACCAAAAATAGTCTTAAAATCGATTATATCGATACCAAAGTAATAAATAAATCATTTGTGTTTTTCCTTCAAATATGACATAATTATTGTTATGTCGCATACAATCGCCGTATCAAAAAGTAAAATTCAGACTTCATTAATTGGACATCAAATCAACGGGTTAGAATCCCCGGAAGAATTGATGGAAGTTAAAAAATTTATTAGTATGGTGTTTGCTGGGGGAGGGTATATAAAATCCTCTTATACAGCCTTCGATTTGGATCAATGGTCTACCTGGTTTTACGTTACAACGGAAAACGGATTGATTCTCTCTGCTATGCGGGTCGTTGAGAAAAGGCCGAATAACTTTCTTCCAATTGAGATGGCTATTATTAAAGGAACCGATCCTCCAAAAAGGTATGTAGTTCTTGAGGATCATGTTGCAGATTGGAATAGTGTCGCGTTCGTGAACTCAAGGACCGGATGGCGGGCGGCGGTTTTAAATTTTGCAATGGTGGCAAGGTTCTGCCTTGAAAAAAAATACAATATGGTATATGGTTTCTACGATTTAAAGATGCCTTCCATCGTTAGAATTTACGAATCGGTCGGAGTTTCTTTGTCCGAAAAATACAATAAGCCTGTTTATTTTCCCGAATCAACTTTAAATGGAAAACCCGTTCAACTAAGCATCATAGAAATTCATAAAGCTAGTTTACAAAAAACTGTGTCAAAAATAATTTAATTATATGACGCATGGCCTATTTGTAAGTATATTTTGTTCAATTTCTACATTTGTCTTAGGGATTTACGTTTTTCGAAAATCTGACCTTGAGCATAGGAAGGTTCGTTTATATTTTTTGGTTCTTTCGTTTTCGCTTTCAATTTGGATTTTAGGTTCAGGTTTGAGGAATTTTCTTCCAGCAGGTCTACTTAAATCTGCTCCCAATTGGATTTTACTTTCGACCGTTTTGGTACCGATAACTCTACATGAATTAGTTTGTTTATTAATAAAAGAAAATTATAAACCTTCCGGCATTAGGCAAATCCTTGAGCTGATTTTTCTTGGTTTTCTTTTTCATTCGGGTTTGAATTCAAATCTAATTGCGGTTAGCGAATCCTCGATTTCTGTTTACAAACCGCTTCCAGCATATCACGTCTTGATTTCCTACTCGATTCTGTATGTCGGAAGATCTATCTATTTGTTGATCCAGCGAACTATGAAGAGCAAAGGAATGATAAGGCTACAATCATTTGTTTTGATGCTCGGAGTAGCTAGTGCTTTGTCGGTAGCTATCCTGTTTGTTTATATTCTTCCTATGGCTGGCGTCTACAAAGGATATTTTGCGGCCTTTGGAGTATTGAGCTGGGTCTATTGTTGGTCAGTCGCAATCTTACATTACGACGCTTTTGAAATAAGAGAACAAATTCTTGATGGAAAAAAATTACCGTTTCTAAACAGAATTTCCTCACCTCCAGTTTTAACTTTGTTTAGGATTTTGGATCCGAATGAATATTCTATGAAACTTTTAGTTAGCAAGGCGAATGTCGTTTTGAACGTTGCATCTAAAAATCACGAGCTCGCAATGAACACAAATTTAGAAACATTCGAGCGCGCAGAAATGGTTGCCGGGATCTACCAAAATCGTATAAAGTAAGTTCACACCCTCACAACCGGAATGTCCTTCCAGCTATGGAGCGGGCTTTTAGAAATTTGGTCTCGTCTCATTCTCCACGATCGCGGACCGATTCCCGTGATCGCCGTTCTTATCTTACCTGAGTAAAATTTGGAGTTTATCTCCATCACTGCCTTGGTCGCTTGATCACCATTGCCGCGATAAAACAAATCCTGCTGACGCTTGCTTTCGTTTGTTAATTCTGAGAGCATGACACCGCTTTTTTTGTATCGGTATCCTGGTTTGAAGATGGTTTTTACTCCGGCTATACAATACGCCTGGAGTTCAAAAAGATCCTTCGTGGCATAGGGGATTTTCATATAAATTGTTTCTTGGTATTGTTTGTCTTCTTTTTTAAAAGGATCGGTACGAATGAATACAGATAGAGCCTGAGCGTATCGATCTTCTTTCCAAAGTTTTTCAACAGCCCGAGAAAGATAAGTAGTAGTGGCTTCAATAATACTTTGTAAGTCGGAAACGTAATCGCCGTAAGCTCGACCGACTACGATTTCTTTTTTCGGAGGAGGGGAGTGCTCCATTCCATAACAAACGGTTCCGCGAAGTTCGTAGGCGAGCCGAAGGCCAACGATAGTCATTTGTTTTCGAATCCAGTCGTCCGGAAGTCTTGAAAATTCGAGCGCGTTCGTTATATTACATTCTTCTAAAAATCGAGCATAAGCGGGACCAATGCCCCAAATATCCGAAGGATGAATTTTTGATAAGATGGATTCACGTTTTTCCGGATCAATTCTAAAGACTCCTCTGGAATCCAATTTTGATTTCGCTATTTTATTTGCGACTTTCGCCAAGGTCTTTGTCGCGCCAATTCCTACACATACGGGAAGGCCTAAGTATCTTTGAATCGTTTCTTTTACTTTGTGTCCAAACTCAACTAGGTCTTCTTCTTTTACAAAGTCTGTTGGTTCCAAGAAACATTCATCAATTGAATATTGCTCTACATCCGGACAAAGCTGTTCAAGCACTCCTCGGAATCGATGACTCATCTCACCATATAGAGTATAATTGCTTGAGAGGGTAACTAGGCGGCCGGTCTTTACTAAATCAGCGGCTTTGAATATTGGCATTCCCATTGTAATACCAATCGCTTTTGCTTCTTCGCTCCTAGAAACTGCACAACCGTCGTTATTTGATAGTACGACAAGGGGAACATTTTCTAAGTCCGGACGAAAAACTCTTTCACAGGAAACATAAAAATTGTTCACATCGACTAAAGCGAAGATGCGATTTCCTTTAGAACTTGTGGATGACAAAGGTTACAATACCCCAAATTTGATACGGATGACTATCCTCAATGGATAAAATCATACCTGTCGAATCTTGAGAAAGAAAACAAAGTCGCCCTTCAACTTTGCCAAGCATCTTTAAAGTGAATCCGCCTTCATGCACGACGATAGCCAATTTTCCCGAGGAAGGAGGAATTGATCTATCGATGATCACTCTGTCACCATCGTAAATATTCAATCCTTCCCAAGAATGACCGGAAATCAGCATGTAGTAGGTGGTAAAAGGGTTCAGCTCAAGAATATCTCGCGGATCGAGTTTTTTTAACAAATAATCGTCCGCCTGACTTGGGAAACCCGCGTGCAATGGCGTTCGTAAGAGTGGAATCGTTCTATTGAGTTTGAAATTTTCTAAAAGTAGCATATATTTGTATGCTAAACAAATATATGTGTTTATAAATCTGGATCAAGCTTTTTTAAAAAAGCGTATCTCTTTTTTCTTCTAAAGAAATTTCTTTCAGGCATTCTTCACCTTCGAGCTTATTCTTAGGAGACAATAATAATTTGGAAACAGGGTAGGCGTGCATTAATTCCGAAGGATAAATTTGGAAGAATTGCGATATTTGTTCCTTTGTATTTAATTTTGTGTCGAGCCATGCTTCGTAATTCTCCGGCGGAAGGATAACAGGCATTCTTTGTTTAGGGTGATATTTCGTGAAAAGTTCGTTTGAAGGGACTGTGATAATCGAAAAAGTTTGAATCCTTTCTTTCGTTTCGGGGTTCTGCCAACGGGAATAAATTCCGGCCATTCCGAAGGGCTCATTATCGTTTAGCCTAAGAGCATACGGTTGTTTGGATCCGCTCGGACCGATCGGTTCGAAAACTGCGTCGCAAGGAATAATACACCTCGAAGAAAAAATCGGCTCCTTAAAAGATTTTAATTCGAATATAGTTTCGGACTTAGCGTTACCGGTTGAGTATTGTAGGGAATCTTTTATGCTTTTTGACCAAGGAGCCATGAGCCAAAATCGAGCATCCTCTACAGTGTAGTCGGTGCCTGGTTTTAAGATTATAAGCGCGCTTTCAGTATAGACGACATTAAAGCGACTTCGCGTTTCGTTTATATCGTTTGCAAATTGAAAAGCCTTCGCTTTCGACCAGCGGTTTGATTGAGCAAATCTAGAACACATATTGAATACACCTATCCGAGAATAGATTATAATTCTAAAGAATTTAATACGACAAAAAAGTTGACGAGAAGATTTTTTAAACTATTTTCTCTCGGACTTAAAGGAGGGTAGCGAGGCTAAAAATGGGAGTGGATGCGACTGTCTACGCGCTAAATTCAAATTGTCGATTTTCAGTCGAAAGAGAACACAACCTTCATTCATGGAGAATGCCAGACGAAAAAAACTATATTGAAAGATTGAAGAATATAGAGATAGGGCTTACTCGAAAAGAAATGTTAGCTTTTATTGAATACAGTCGTAAATGGGGTTTCGGTCCAAAAAAAGAAGTTAAACACCGGAATCTACAAGTCTTAGCAGTTTTAGAAAAATGGGTGAGTAGCAAAACCAATAAAGAAATCTTTTTTGAATGCCCTGACAACGAAATGGAAGAGCTGTCACTTGAAAAGAATATAAGGCTCGAAGATTTTGAAAACGAAACAACGTGGTAAATATTGAATATATTAAGATTATAATTCTTTGGTTTTTTAATTGAAAACTTCCTGAGCAATCAGGATAATATTAGTAGCAGAAAATTGACCAATTTTTAAGATTTAATAAATATGAAAAACGAAATTAGCGCTAGTGTGCAATACGGGGATTACTTTGGCGAAATCGCTTGCGATGGATTTAACGGACCGTTTCTTAATGAAATTGCAGTAAAAAATGGTATAGATATAATAAATTATTTTCCTTTAACTCTAAAAATGAAATTAAGTGAATTCGGAAATACATTTGTCGAACTCTATATTTGCGACAAAAAAGTTTTCGGAGAGAACATCGAAAATATCCGGAATAAAGCAGTAGAAAAGGGAGAATTAGAAGTAACGAAAGTGGAAATATCGATTTCTATTGATGAACTTTTGAAAAATATAAAAAGATTAGAAATATTCAGTAAGATTTCTGGAGTTTCCGATATAAAATTTGTGCAGAAAGAAGGCGTATAAATTATTTAAGGATGTATAGTAAATTAAATTTATTATATAAAATGGTTCATTCATATTGCTAATTCCCATTGAACAATATCGAATATCGGGCCACCGTAATTAATTTCATTATTGCTGATGTGGTTTAATAACTTTTAATGAAGCCTGCTTTAGTTACAAAGTAATATTCATTTGATTGAAGAAAGATAGTGATTTTTAATAATTGATAAAATGAAGAAGGTGCTTTATTTATTCGGCGCGGGAGCCAGTGCAAATTGCATTCCTATAGTTTCCGGAATCTCAAGAGAAATGACTTCATTAAAAAATACGCTATATGAAACAATTGATAGAAATGATGGAAGTTATGAACCAGTATTTTTAAGCAATATTTTATCTAACGAATTTATAGAAGACTGTAATTGGTTGGGTGAAAATGGAGTCAAGCATGGAACGATTGATGTATTTGCAAAAAAACTTTATCTAAAGCGAAAGACAAATGATTTGAAGAGATTGAAACGGACACTTTCATTTTTCCTTCTGTTCAAACAAATGCAAGTACCAAATGATAATCGGTATGATATTTTTCTTACGACTGTCATGAAATTAAAAGATGAAGATATGTATATCCCGGATGAGGTGATTTTGGGAACTTGGAACTATGATAATCAAATTTTAATTTCATTGTTAAACATTTTAGGTTCGTTTGAGCTGAACCATGCTCTTCAGTATATAAATATTCAGCCATGGCATAAAGGCAAGAGCGGAAAAGAGGGAATCCCGAAATTATTTCATTCAAATGGAATGGCTGGTTTTGTATCGTTGCCATTCCAAACTGAAGACTTTTATCACTTCTTAACGAAACAATTCAATAGAGAGTCCGCTGAAGAATTCAATAAAATATATGATAAAATAGGAAAAGAGAATAGTGCCCAATTTCAAATTAACTTCGCTTGGGAGAATGTCGGGGAAATAGAGGTTGCACGCAGTGAATTTATTAAATCCCTTGCAAACGTTGAAACTTTCGTAGTGATCGGGTATTCCTTCCCAACTTTCAATCGGGAATATGATAAAAGGTTATTTAAAGAAGCTAAATCCTTAAAAAAGATATATGTTCAGGATAAAGCACCAGACGGCATTATCGAGAGGGTTCGGTCATTGTTAGAAGAGGATTTAGTAATAATACCAGTTGGCGGAACCGATCAATTTTATATCCCTGTTGAGCTTTCAATTTAAGAAAAATAATCTCATTTGCAGGCAATATGATTTTCTGAGTAAAAATCTATTTTCATTTTTAAGTTGTGAATCGTTTATATATCACTATTAGGACCAGAAGGACTTCCGAGAAGGGTTAATATGTAACATAAATATTAATATTCAATTTTATAGTTTATTTGCAAAATAAAGCATTAGTGATTCTTGGTATTTTTTGGAGCAAACGGGAAAATGGAAAATCAAAAAGTCGTTACGTATAGTTTATTGGGTCAAATTAGTGATAGCGAAACTCTCTTTTCAGGCCCATTAGATATATTTATTCCTTTAATTAAGCGAGTACTTCATAAATTAAACTTGGAAGGCGTTCATTCGGGAGATAATATAAATTTAATTAAGAAAAAAGCAGATGTTGAATATGGAGTAGACTTTCCTCGACCGGTGCTTAAATACATTTTGGCTGGTATTAAAAAAGAATATCCTAATAATCTAAACATTGCTTTTAATGATGACGAATCCTTCGTAATTGAAAATTTTCAATTTCTTGATTACGAAGAAAATATACAAAAAAGTCTTATTAATGTTAATATAGTTCAAGAGTCTTTTCAGAAATTTTGTGAATCCAATCATATTAATTTAGATGAATACGGTTCAATTTTTGATTTTATAGATCAAAATAAAATAGAGTTATCTAAATACTTATCCTTTACGAAAGCTAAGCATGATTCAGATTTCACGAACGAGGCATTGTTCGCTGACTATTTTCGCTCTATTCCGCCGTTGTTTGAAATAATAAAAGATATCTATTTAGGATCTATAATATCAACTTATTTAACTTACAGTCCAGGGCGGGTAAATGCCAATGTAGAATTATTATTTGATACAAACTTTATTCTTGGGCTAATGGATCTCAATACACCTGAATCTACTCATACCTGTCGTAAGTTATTAGAAATTTGTAATAATTATGGATATAAGTTTAGTATCATGCCAGATACTATCGAAGAAATATCGAGATTGGTTAATAAAAAAATCGAAACTTTTGATACTTCGTTCATTTCAAAAAATGCAAATAAGGAGGATGTTTTGAACGCCTGCGAAAGGCGAGGGCTTAAACCATTTCAGCTAATGCACTTCGTAGATAATATAGTAAAAGAATTAAGAAAATATAATATATATGTTCTCAATGACGTGACAAAATATAGAAATGATGCAAAATATTCAAAGATTTTCGGAGTATTTCGGAAAGTTAGAAATTCAGATTTTGCCGCCTTACATGATGCAACGGCGATACAGTATGTAAAAGCTAAGCGTGGCGGAGCAATAAAGGAATTCGATAGAGTAAATTGCTGGTTTGTAAACAATTCAACGAAACATGATGCTTCAAATGGGGATAAAATTGCTTTAAGTGGTTATCAACCCGATTCTATATCGGCGGACGAGTTAATAAGCATACTGTGGTTAAGCAATCCGTCCATTATACCCCAAAAGGGTGAAGTTTCGGATATTGGTTTATCTGCACTAATATCTGTTACATTAAATGCAAGTTTACCGAAAGCTAACATTCTGAGGGAATTAGAAGACAATATATATAAATATAAAAATGAAGATTTGACTGATTCTGATGTAGTAAGAATATCCCAGAGGATTTCAAGTCGGAAATTAAAAAATATCGAGGAGCTGAATAAATTGGCTCAAAATGATAGAAAAGCCTTTATTCAAAATATTATAAAAGAATCGAATATTGAAAAAGAAGTACAGGAGGCAATTTTATCTGAATTGAGGAATTATTCAATAAATCTAAGTACTAAATTAGAATCATACAATACTAAAGAAAAAAATTTAGAAAATGAGAGAATAGGTTATTTAAAAACGGAAGAAGAATATAAAGAGAAAATACTACACAAGGAAATCGAACATATAAAATCAATTAATGAATTAAGAAAATACAAAAGGGATGAGTATATAAAAAGAAAGATAGGTGATTGGCGCTGGGCTACTTGGAAACAAATACTATTTGTAATTGGAATTTATGTAATTGGATTTCTTGGGGTATATATAAATTCTTCGTTCAATATTGAAAATGTAATGCGTATAAATTTCGATCCAAACACATATAATATATTGGTAAAAATATTTGCTTTTTCTGGTACTGCTCTAGTTACCTTTTTTTCATCTATACTTGTAATGAAATATGTAAATTACTCGA from Leptospira stimsonii includes these protein-coding regions:
- a CDS encoding LIMLP_19325 family protein, coding for MNINFRNLNAIKLSEKDLVEYENKNGIQFHPKDRETILKSSVYKTALQIAIKWNSFSRIPVGVENLLSKED
- a CDS encoding helix-turn-helix domain-containing protein — its product is MLQANSQYKKLASSNNMTEPEALKRLKLVFEYLKKEHNLNQANVAKAFGVGDSALTRIRTGENSLTNRVLIQFETIYGISANWILKGEGEMMLPSLESRMDEDQKFLKMIDSRTGFREIIKTLSKLSDKNLLVIKSLAENLDPDQK
- a CDS encoding LBL_2463 family protein, producing the protein MSHTIAVSKSKIQTSLIGHQINGLESPEELMEVKKFISMVFAGGGYIKSSYTAFDLDQWSTWFYVTTENGLILSAMRVVEKRPNNFLPIEMAIIKGTDPPKRYVVLEDHVADWNSVAFVNSRTGWRAAVLNFAMVARFCLEKKYNMVYGFYDLKMPSIVRIYESVGVSLSEKYNKPVYFPESTLNGKPVQLSIIEIHKASLQKTVSKII
- a CDS encoding LIC10906 family membrane protein; translation: MTHGLFVSIFCSISTFVLGIYVFRKSDLEHRKVRLYFLVLSFSLSIWILGSGLRNFLPAGLLKSAPNWILLSTVLVPITLHELVCLLIKENYKPSGIRQILELIFLGFLFHSGLNSNLIAVSESSISVYKPLPAYHVLISYSILYVGRSIYLLIQRTMKSKGMIRLQSFVLMLGVASALSVAILFVYILPMAGVYKGYFAAFGVLSWVYCWSVAILHYDAFEIREQILDGKKLPFLNRISSPPVLTLFRILDPNEYSMKLLVSKANVVLNVASKNHELAMNTNLETFERAEMVAGIYQNRIK
- a CDS encoding Y-family DNA polymerase, with translation MSSTSSKGNRIFALVDVNNFYVSCERVFRPDLENVPLVVLSNNDGCAVSRSEEAKAIGITMGMPIFKAADLVKTGRLVTLSSNYTLYGEMSHRFRGVLEQLCPDVEQYSIDECFLEPTDFVKEEDLVEFGHKVKETIQRYLGLPVCVGIGATKTLAKVANKIAKSKLDSRGVFRIDPEKRESILSKIHPSDIWGIGPAYARFLEECNITNALEFSRLPDDWIRKQMTIVGLRLAYELRGTVCYGMEHSPPPKKEIVVGRAYGDYVSDLQSIIEATTTYLSRAVEKLWKEDRYAQALSVFIRTDPFKKEDKQYQETIYMKIPYATKDLFELQAYCIAGVKTIFKPGYRYKKSGVMLSELTNESKRQQDLFYRGNGDQATKAVMEINSKFYSGKIRTAITGIGPRSWRMRRDQISKSPLHSWKDIPVVRV
- a CDS encoding LexA family protein yields the protein MLLLENFKLNRTIPLLRTPLHAGFPSQADDYLLKKLDPRDILELNPFTTYYMLISGHSWEGLNIYDGDRVIIDRSIPPSSGKLAIVVHEGGFTLKMLGKVEGRLCFLSQDSTGMILSIEDSHPYQIWGIVTFVIHKF
- a CDS encoding SOS response-associated peptidase; this translates as MCSRFAQSNRWSKAKAFQFANDINETRSRFNVVYTESALIILKPGTDYTVEDARFWLMAPWSKSIKDSLQYSTGNAKSETIFELKSFKEPIFSSRCIIPCDAVFEPIGPSGSKQPYALRLNDNEPFGMAGIYSRWQNPETKERIQTFSIITVPSNELFTKYHPKQRMPVILPPENYEAWLDTKLNTKEQISQFFQIYPSELMHAYPVSKLLLSPKNKLEGEECLKEISLEEKRDTLF